TGCCCGTAAACTCTTGGAACAGTTTGGCAAAAGCCGCCCGTTCGCTGCTGTCGTCGGGCAGTTGTTTAAAATCGTCAACACCGGCAGCCGTAAAAATAGCCGCTATTTCGGCAAAACGGCTGTTCAGTCGTTCAAGGTTGCCGGGCAAACGATCCACAAACAGACCAATGGGTTTATCGCCGGAATACAGTTTGACCGCAGCGTTCACATTGCGGGTCATGGTGTGGGGTTTGCGGTAGTAGCGAATGGTACCAAAGGGCTTTTCCAATGGATGAAACAGGCGATTGGTGCGGGAAAACGCCTGAATAATATTCTCGTAGGTCAGCACCTTGTCCATATACAGCGTGTTGATCCATTTGGAATCAAACCCCGTCAGCATCTGATCCACGACAATCAACAGGTCGAGCTGTTTCTCCGGCTCGTTGGCTATGCGGTTATGGGGCTTTTTATGAGCTAGTCGGGCGGCGATGTCTTTCTTGAATTTGCCATGAGTGCCAAGGTCGAAGTTCTGCCCGAAGGTCTGGTTATAATCGTCCAGCAGTTCCACCAGCCCGTCGGATTTAAACGCTGTGCCGCCATCGTTGTCGATGGTCGGGTCAAACAGGCAGGCAATTTTTAAATCCGGGCAGCGGGCTTTCAGCAGCCGGTAATAGGTGATGGCTTCGGGAATGCTGTGGGTGGCAAAAATGGCATGGAACTTATTGCCCTGACTCAGGGTGAGCCAGTTATCGGCAATATCCTCAACCACAGCGGTTTGATGCTCTGTCCGGTCGTACTGGCTGTTGGGCAGATGGTCTTCAATCCCTTTCTGGTAAACGCCGGTGTCGTCCCGATGCCCTGCCATGGGCACATCGTTCATATAACGGTTAAAAACGACTTTTTTCTTCGGATCGGCAAAGGCTTCTTTTACCGTGTTGGCTTTGGCTTTTTCCAGAGCAACGGCTTCCCGCACATCCCTGTCTTTGTAGGTTCGCACTTCGTAAGGGTCAAACCCCAGCACGTTTTTATCACGAATCCCGTCGGCAATGCTGTAGCGGTGCAGTTCGCCGCCAAACACATCGGTGGTGGTGTTGCCTTTACGAATATTTTCTTTGTGAATCGGTGTGCCGCTGAAGCCAAATAAAATAGCGCCCTTAAAGCTCTGTTTAATGTTGATCAGCATATCGCCAAAGGTAGAACGGTGGCATTCGTCGATAATAAACACAATGCGTTTGGCGCGCATGGTGTCCAGGTCGTGCGCTCTGAGTCCGCCGTCTTCGTCTTTCAGGCGGCTCATTTTCTGGATAGACGTCACAATGAGCGTATCCGCCGGATCGGTGCTTTTCAGTTTACTGATCAGCACGCCGGTGTCTTCGGTGGCTTGTACGGCGTTCTCGTCGCCTGCAAAGTCACGGTAAGCTTCCAGCGTTTGCGTGCCCAGCTCTATACGGTCGAGCAGAAACACCACCTTGTCGGCATCTTTGGAGTTGGCAATGAGCTGGGCGCACTTGAAGCTGGTCATGGTCTTACCGGCACCGGTGGTGTGCCAGATAAAACCACCCAGTCGATCCGGGTTTTTCCAGTCGGTTTTGGCGACCTTGTCGGAAACCGCGTGGGCAGCGAAATACTGATAACTGCGCATGACTTTCAGCACACCGTCGGACTCGTCCGCCACGGTATAAAAACCAATCAGCTGATGCGCCATAGGGATGGAGAGCAAACCGGAAGTAAACGACTTCCAGTCGTTAATGGGTTCATTGTTAAAGTCCGCCCAGTGAAAGGCGTAATCTTTATTAAACTGCCCGTCGGGGCCGGGGTTGGCAAAAAACAGTGCTTCGTCGGGTTCCATGGCGACAAAAATCTGCACCAGAGAGAACAGCCCGGTAAAAATCCCTTCGCGACTGTACTTTTCAATCTGATGATACGCCTGACTGACCGGCACTCCGCTTTTCTTCAGTTCCAGATGAATCACCGGCATACCGTTAATCAACAGCAGCACATCACCCCGCCGGTCGTTCAACAGTTTAGAGCCTCGTTCAAAACGGGGTTGTTGAACAATCTGATAGCGGCTCTGTCCGGCGGCAATCTCGTGACGGTCGTAAATCTTCAAGCTGACTTCCTTGCCAAAGTGCAGGGTGTCGGCGGGGTTGTCCCGTTTGACGCTGACGGTTTTGCCGTTAATAAACCCGTTCAGCTTCAGGGGCGTGCGCAGGTCGGTAAGCTGCTCCATAATCTGCTGCATTTCGCCTGTGGTGAGCGGGACTTGATTGAGCTGGTCAATGCCTTTGTTGTTCTCCAGCAAAATGTTCGCCCAGTTATCCAGCAAGTCCTGTTCGGTGGGGTGTCTGATAATCTCAGATTCCCAGCCCCGTTGGGTCAGCTCGTGGATAACGGCATTTTCAAAATCGGTTTCACGGGTAAAGGTGGTCACGGTGGCTATCCCTGTTCGGTATTATTGATCCGGTTTCAGACAAACATCTTCTCCAGACAGGCGGATTTGATCTGTTTGAGTTTTTGCAGTTGGGTGTTGTGTTGGGCGATCAGGTTGTCGAGTTTGCGGAAGTAGGTGCCGATTTTTTGTTGCTCTTCCTTACAAGGAAAAGTAATCGGCGTATCGTTAGCCTGTTCCACGGTATAATGTGCAATGGTGCCAATATGAGAAATGTTTTTCAGGTATTTTTGGAAATTTACTGAAGACAAAAAAGTGTATAAGAAACGGCTGTCTAACGCATTTCTAATCTTGAACCAAAGCAAATCAGCATCTTTGAAGTACAACGGGTTATCGTTATTGACCAGATATGGAATTCCGATAGAACCTCCGCCTGTAACTAAAAGGTCGCCTTTTTGAATTCGTCCTACCTTCGCAGAGAGTGCTTCATAAAGATCATGTGATATGAAAGCTTTTGTATTACTAACTCCTTTGTATTCTGAAACAACATCGCTTGATCTGAAAAAAGGAACGCCAGCCTTCGTCCATTCCTCTTTGTGGACGCGTGCTGCGGATGTGATTGAAATAACTTGTCCAAGAGTATTTTCCTGCCACTCCCCAGCAAACCCCTTAAACCGAATCTCTGGAGTAGAGGCTCCCTCTTGCGGAAACATCTTCTGCAACATCGCCTGCTTCAGTGTCACCAGCTTGTTTTGTTTGCGCTGGTGCAGCTCGATCATGCGATCCAGTTTTTTGAAGAAGGTGCCGATTTGGGTTTGTTCTTTTGTAGACGGTATGGCAACTTTTACTTCGGCTATATCGCTTTGGCCTATAGTTGTCATTGTTGTTGTTTTCCCACCAAGAATAAACTGACGGCGTGAGTTAACAGTCTTGAGAGCATAAGATAAAAAGATAGGAACAGCAGATTTTCTACAGGGCTGCATTCTAATCAAGTGACCATCAAATGTTAATTCTTGGTGAGTGCTCAAATTTACATTGGAATATGCGATCCCCTCTTTTACTAATGATGATCGAGTGAAAAATATATCGCCAAATTCGACTTTCGATTTTAAAAATTCTTTTCTATCTATATCAATGAGAGACAGTCTATCTATGTCAATAGAGCTACCAGAAAACATATCCTTGACATTAATCAGTCGGTATCCACTACCAACTTTATCTGGATCATTGAATACACCATTGGTGAAATCTTTCTCCGTCAAGTTTTTAAGCTTCTTCTTAATCCATTCACCACTAAACCCTTGAAAACGGACACTGGGTTTTTGGGTATCTTGGTTAGCCATCTCAACCACCCACCAACAGATTTTTCAGTTCCGCCAACCCTTTTAGGTCGAACTCATTTCCGTCCAACTCATCCAGCATATCCGCCAGTTCCGTTTCCGTCTGTTGAATCTCACGGGCGTTGTCGGCGTAGGTCACGCCGTACTTTTCCACCAGCGCTTGCAGCTTATCGGTTAAACGGTCAATCTGCTGGCCGGGCAGTTGGTGCAGGGCGTTGTTCAGGGGCGTAATCCACTTGCGTTCCAGCAGCTCGTTGACCTGTTCGTCGCTTAACCCTTCAATGGTCTTTTTCGTTTGCAGGTGCAGGGCATCGGCGGCTTTTTTAATGGCGGCCTTGAGGGTTTTTTCCTCGGCAATCCACTGGGCGACCTGAATGATTTTGGCTTCGTAGGTGTCCGGAGCAAACGCGCCTGAGGTTTTGGCTTCCACGCTCAACAGTTTGGCTTCTTTGGTGACGGCGGCATTGACAAATTTATCGCCGGATTCGTGCACCGCATCGCGCTCTTTATCTTCCTCGCTCAAGCTTTCCAGCGTTTCTTCAAACAGGGCGCTGATTTCACTCAGGCGATTCTCTTTGGCGCTCAAAGCGTCCAG
Above is a window of Endozoicomonas montiporae CL-33 DNA encoding:
- a CDS encoding type I restriction endonuclease subunit R, giving the protein MTTFTRETDFENAVIHELTQRGWESEIIRHPTEQDLLDNWANILLENNKGIDQLNQVPLTTGEMQQIMEQLTDLRTPLKLNGFINGKTVSVKRDNPADTLHFGKEVSLKIYDRHEIAAGQSRYQIVQQPRFERGSKLLNDRRGDVLLLINGMPVIHLELKKSGVPVSQAYHQIEKYSREGIFTGLFSLVQIFVAMEPDEALFFANPGPDGQFNKDYAFHWADFNNEPINDWKSFTSGLLSIPMAHQLIGFYTVADESDGVLKVMRSYQYFAAHAVSDKVAKTDWKNPDRLGGFIWHTTGAGKTMTSFKCAQLIANSKDADKVVFLLDRIELGTQTLEAYRDFAGDENAVQATEDTGVLISKLKSTDPADTLIVTSIQKMSRLKDEDGGLRAHDLDTMRAKRIVFIIDECHRSTFGDMLINIKQSFKGAILFGFSGTPIHKENIRKGNTTTDVFGGELHRYSIADGIRDKNVLGFDPYEVRTYKDRDVREAVALEKAKANTVKEAFADPKKKVVFNRYMNDVPMAGHRDDTGVYQKGIEDHLPNSQYDRTEHQTAVVEDIADNWLTLSQGNKFHAIFATHSIPEAITYYRLLKARCPDLKIACLFDPTIDNDGGTAFKSDGLVELLDDYNQTFGQNFDLGTHGKFKKDIAARLAHKKPHNRIANEPEKQLDLLIVVDQMLTGFDSKWINTLYMDKVLTYENIIQAFSRTNRLFHPLEKPFGTIRYYRKPHTMTRNVNAAVKLYSGDKPIGLFVDRLPGNLERLNSRFAEIAAIFTAAGVDDFKQLPDDSSERAAFAKLFQEFTGILEAAKIQGFDWEKSDYTFDDPKQTVTLDFTHEQYNTLLQRYKELSKGGGGGDDGTVPFDIDSHITEIDTGKIDADYMNGRFRKFLKELAGGDQASREATLAELQRSFATLSQDEQKIAEIFLRDIQRGDADIDPARSFRDYLTDYQSREKQQEIEAIVDHLGIDANKLLALMNTKITEANLNDYGRFDALKATIDKSKAKAYFEAQEGLAIPAFKVNIKAADLLRSFVLEGGFASKSGTVD
- a CDS encoding restriction endonuclease subunit S; the protein is MANQDTQKPSVRFQGFSGEWIKKKLKNLTEKDFTNGVFNDPDKVGSGYRLINVKDMFSGSSIDIDRLSLIDIDRKEFLKSKVEFGDIFFTRSSLVKEGIAYSNVNLSTHQELTFDGHLIRMQPCRKSAVPIFLSYALKTVNSRRQFILGGKTTTMTTIGQSDIAEVKVAIPSTKEQTQIGTFFKKLDRMIELHQRKQNKLVTLKQAMLQKMFPQEGASTPEIRFKGFAGEWQENTLGQVISITSAARVHKEEWTKAGVPFFRSSDVVSEYKGVSNTKAFISHDLYEALSAKVGRIQKGDLLVTGGGSIGIPYLVNNDNPLYFKDADLLWFKIRNALDSRFLYTFLSSVNFQKYLKNISHIGTIAHYTVEQANDTPITFPCKEEQQKIGTYFRKLDNLIAQHNTQLQKLKQIKSACLEKMFV